In Scomber japonicus isolate fScoJap1 chromosome 7, fScoJap1.pri, whole genome shotgun sequence, one genomic interval encodes:
- the inpp5d gene encoding phosphatidylinositol 3,4,5-trisphosphate 5-phosphatase 1 isoform X1, which produces MPVYQPWCHGNLTRSKAEDLLSKAARDGSFLIRDSESIQGAYALCVLYQNCVYTYRILPNEDKKLSVQASEGVPIRFFSMLPELVEAYYSPNMGLITHLQYPVQREEEVDEEPESNSLPPQLPPRNFGPNDVKESPEQACKSLSDTYLMRLQHMDMSAVPEEHQQAIQEYFRNSIYSDAEHLQSGNPNLPGLKKLTLSICKNVNSEIFRILPALEVFNRTLDQQLSPGIAHFGKQMSVDSGQSVSFRLEQLTKLIYAIEDKAKSAIFDSVGYEGGHRNSLIPVVTFEVKQESLGISTKTFLKVDVESGKIYFKKSKDGPEDKYFVHNKILQLVKSQKMHAKLVIVVETEKEKILRKEFVFDDTKKREGFCQLLQQMKNKHSEKPEPDMISVFIGTWNMGNAGPPHSINSWFQCKGQGKTRDDTADHIPHDFYVIGTQEDPLGERDWAYTVKGVLRDITNISFKQVAIHTLWNIRIIVLAKPEHENRISHIFSDSVKTGIANTLGNKGAVGVSFMFNGTSFCFVNSHLTSGSEKKLRRNQNYVNILRFLSLGDKKLNPFDITHQFTHLFWLGDLNYRVELPSTEAENIVTKIKQQQYQELLGKDQLNMERNDGKVFLHFDEEDITFPPTYRFERETRDKYAYTKAKATGTKYNLPSWCDRVLRKSYPLVHVVCQAYGCTTDIMTSDHSPVFASFEVGVASQFVSKQDPNSAPQGGIQIMNCVATLFTKSKTKFFIEYHSSCLEKTVKTTEGENTEQTDGSIKVWFGNQVQLTPIISDPEYLLDQHILICVKSTDCDESYGEGCVALRAAQFCYTEFQITLTHHGEKTGALTGGIQLHTSEAKTTEKLYDFIKIEKDDPVTSKGKSSDFNKFSVAHAHDISNPSYMSYKSGNVIDKGWSYSMPPKTLPIAGQGGKDCKKGSYDVGTRSPTGKPFTPTGEDEKSEMFDNPLYGSMGKSHGWGKDQNLPEKDHLTPPDPMFTSSKPADVEPDRPPVPTPRNRSFTCSEGKPHPSTPVSSLSTAHKKPVVPSRSEGGMITSRPPLPAKSRPGLPEPQIAKPRDYRDSSELPSKHRPPARPGQSQPNKDTHPEVPKMGRPVK; this is translated from the exons ATGCCAGTTTATCAGCCTTGGTGCCATGGCAATCTAACTCGATCCAAAGCTGAGGATCTCCTATCCAAAGCAGCAAGAGATGGAAGCTTCCTTATTCGGGACAGTGAGTCTATACAGGGAGCGTATGCCCTGTGTGTTTT ATACCAGAactgtgtgtacacatacagaATCCTGCCAAATGAGGATAAGAAGCTCTCTGTCCAG GCATCTGAAGGAGTTCCTATCAGGTTCTTCTCTATGCTGCCCGAGCTGGTGGAGGCATACTACAGCCCCAACATGGGTCTTATTACACATCTGCAGTATCCAGtccagagggaggaggaggtagacGAGGAGCCAG AATCCAATAGTCTTCCACCACAGCTTCCACCCAGGAACTTCGGACCCAACGATGTAAAAGAGTCTCCTGAGCAGGCCTGCAAATCCTTATCAGACACCTACCTGATGAGACTGCAGCATATGGACATGTCCGC AGTACCAGAGGAACACCAACAAGCCATCCAAGAATACTTCAGGAACTCAATCTATTCGGATGCTGAACACCTACAGAGTGGAAACCCCAACCTCCCTGGCCTGAAGAAGCTAACATTGTCTATCTGCAAGAATGTAAACAG TGAAATTTTCCGCATTCTGCCAGCTCTGGAGGTCTTCAATAGAACACTGGACCAACAGCTTTCCCCAGGGATTGCACACTTTGGAAAACAA ATGTCTGTCGATTCAGGTCAATCTGTATCCTTTAGGCTTGAGCAGCTGACAAAACTGATCTACGCAATAGAAGATAAG gCTAAAAGTGCTATCTTTGACTCCGTTGGATATGAAGGGGGCCATCGGAATTCTCTCATACCAGTTGTTACGTTTGAG GTCAAACAAGAATCTCTTGGTATTTCCACAAAGACGTTCCTGAAAGTGGACGTTGAAAGTGGGAAGATCTACTTCAAGAAGTCAAAAGATGGGCCTGAAGACAAATACTTTGTGCACAATAAAA TCTTACAGTTGGTGAAATCCCAGAAAATGCATGCCAAACTGGTCATTGTggtggagacagaaaaagagaagattTTGCGGAAGGAGTTTGTGTTTGATGACACAAAG AAAAGAGAGGGGTTTTGTCAGCTTCTTCAACAAATGAAGAACAAACACTCTGAAAAGCCAGAACCAGACATGATCTCAGTGTTTATTGGCACCTGGAACATGG GAAATGCTGGTCCCCCCCACAGCATCAACTCCTGGTTCCAGTGTAAGGGCCAAGGGAAGACCCGAGATGACACCGCAGATCACATCCCGCATGATTTCTATGTCATTGGGACACAGGAAGATCCTTTGGGCGAGAGGGATTGGGCATACACAGTGAAGGGTGTCTTGAGGGACATCACAAACATCAGCTTTAAACAA GTAGCGATTCACACTCTGTGGAACATTCGGATTATTGTCCTGGCAAAGCCTGAGCATGAAAACAGGATCTCTCACATTTTCTCAGACAGTGTGAAGACGGGGATTGCCAACACTCTGG GAAACAAGGGAGCAGTGGGGGTGTCCTTCATGTTCAACGGTACATCCTTTTGTTTTGTCAACAGTCACTTGACCTCTGGAAGTGAGAAGAAGCTCAG ACGCAATCAAAACTACGTCAATATCCTACGATTCCTGAGTCTGGGAGATAAGAAACTCAATCCTTTTGACATCACACATCAGTTCACCCACCTCTTCTGGCTTGGTGATTTGAACTATAGGGTTGAATTGCCATCTACA GAAGCTGAGAACATTGTGACAAAgatcaaacagcagcagtaccAGGAACTCCTCGGCAAAGACCAACTCAACATGGAGCGGAATGATGGAAAGGTCTTCTTGCATTTCG ATGAAGAGGATATCACATTTCCCCCGACATATCgctttgagagagagacacgagACAAGTATGCCTACACAAAAGCCAAAGCTACAGGG ACCAAATACAATTTACCCTCATGGTGCGATCGTGTCCTGCGGAAGTCATACCCTCTGGTTCATGTCGTCTGCCAAGCTTATG GGTGCACTACTGACATCATGACAAGTGACCATTCACCCGTATTTGCCTCATTTGAAGTAGGAGTTGCCTCACAGTTTGTCTCCAAGCAAG ATCCAAACAGTGCACCTCAAGGCGGGATACAGATCATGAACTGTGTGGCTACCTTGTTTACGAAATCAAAGACCAAATTCTTCATCGAGTACCATTCCAGCTGCTTGGAGA AAACTGTCAAGACTACAGAGGGAGAAAACACGGAGCAAACAGATGGTTCAATAAAAGTTTGGTTTGGCAACCAAGTTCAG CTCACCCCTATAATCTCTGACCCCGAGTACCTTCTGGACCAGCACATCCTTATCTGTGTGAAGTCGACAGACTGTGACGAGTCATACG GGGAGGGTTGTGTTGCACTGCGAGCTGCCCAGTTCTGCTACACAGAGTTTCaaatcacactgacacaccATGGAGAGAAAACAGGCGCTCTGACGGGTGGCATCCAACTACACACCTCTGAGGCCAAGACCACTGAGAAGTTATACG ATTTCATCAAAATTGAAAAGGATGACCCTGTCACCTCAAAAGGCAAAAGCTCCGACTTCAACAA GTTTTCTGTCGCCCATGCGCACGATATTTCTAACCCGAGTTACATGTCCTACAAAAGTGGCAATGTGATCGATAAGGGCTGGAGTTACAGCATGCCACCAAAAACTCTTCCTATCGCCGGGCAAGGGGGTAAAGACTGTAAGAAGGGCAGCTATGACGTGGGCACACGCAGTCCCACAGGAAAACCTTTTACTCCAAC TGGTGAGGATGAGAAGTCGGAGATGTTTGACAATCCGTTGTATGGTTCAATGGGAAAATCACACGGTTGGGGAAAGGATCAAAACCTTCCAGAGAAGGACCATCTCACACCCCCAGATCCCATGTTCACATCCTCCAAACCAGCAGATGTAGAACCCGATCGTCCCCCGGTGCCCACCCCTCGCAACCGCTCCTTCACTTGCTCTGAGGGCAAACCTCATCCTTCGACTCCCGTCTCCTCACTTTCCACAGCACACAAGAAACCGGTAGTGCCCTCGCGCTCAGAAGGGGGAATGATAACCAGCCGGCCTCCTTTACCTGCCAAGTCCCGGCCAGGCCTGCCAGAGCCCCAGATTGCCAAACCCAGAGACTACAGAGACAGCTCCGAACTCCCCAGCAAACACAGACCACCGGCAAGACCTGGCCAGTCACAGCCTAAcaaagaca CGCATCCAGAAGTTCCCAAGATGGGCCGTCCCGTGAAGTGA
- the smx5 gene encoding smx5, which translates to MLFYSFFKSLVGKDVVVELKNDLSICGTLHSVDQYLNIKLTDISVTDPEKYPHMLSVKNCFIRGSVVRYVQLPADEVDTQLLQDAARKEAMQQKQ; encoded by the exons ATG cttttcTACTCATTTTTCAAGTCGCTGGTGGGGAAGGATGTGGTGGTGGAGCTTAAAAACGACTTGAG cattTGTGGAACACTTCATTCTGTTGATCAG taCCTGAACATCAAGCTCACAGACATCAGCGTCACAGATCCAGAAAAATATCCACACATG CTGTCTGTAAAAAACTGTTTCATCCGTGGATCCGTGGTCCGATACGTTCAGCTACCTGCAGATGAAGTGGACACTCAGCTACTACAAGACGCCGCACGAAAAGAAGCAATGCAGCAGAAGCAGTGA
- the bcl6aa gene encoding BCL6A transcription repressor a gives MQEVSRKALPELDKMACAADSCIQFTRHASDVLLNLNRLRSRDILTDVTILVNRQQFRAHKTVLMACSGLFYTIFTDSHKCNLNAISLDPKVDPEGFAILLEFMYTSRLTLKESLIMAIMNTAIYLQMDHVVDTCHRFIKSSDPAKLPRDEFLVSPLVLPQDVHAYRPHDVVDSLHSRVAPFRDGRPYGSNMFNGVSTPSNYHLYGQFPMPGFPFPLCKLTDAKNAFADLSKSGIHHKHCSPHDSANTIRAEYSRAVGTSSSSIIHSTAYAAREVGRDDEMRKESHEGLSQSIGLGTRKRAFPVLTFEHQKDSGKEHAPQAEEDLIHQHYPLGISSTGRKSLMSSPQSPLKSDCQPNSPTESSSSKNAGLSQAAGAQAPAGAQDPKARNWKKYKFIVMNQSAKEDEVGLRDPGLRSPQRLGLPPYLHPSDSENLDPQTTSKSNDHSEDLPVPQASRLNNIINSALEGSMRNGDSHPPHYLNRLNCSSCGSQSPQHSEVCANTSRSRLAEDMAELHSEYSDSSCENGTFFCNECDSKFADDETLKQHMLQVHSDKPYKCDRCQAAFRYKGNLASHKTVHTGEKPYRCNICGAQFNRPANLKTHTRIHSGEKPYKCETCGARFVQVAHLRAHVLIHTGEKPYPCEICGTRFRHLQTLKSHLRIHTGEKPYHCEKCNLHFRHKSQLRLHLRQKHGAITNTKIQYRMSTADMPTDLTKAC, from the exons ATGCAAGAAGTTTCTAGGAAAGCGCTACCag AACTTGACAAAATGGCTTGCGCAGCAGACAGCTGCATACAATTCACACGCCATGCAAGTGATGTCCTGCTCAACCTGAATCGGCTGCGTAGCAGAGATATTCTCACAGATGTCACTATCTTGGTTAACAGACAGCAGTTTCGTGCACACAAGACCGTTCTCATGGCTTGCAG TGGGCTGTTTTACACCATCTTTACTGACTCCCACAAGTGCAACCTTAATGCTATCAGTCTGGACCCAAAGGTGGACCCGGAGGGCTTTGCCATCCTGCTGGAGTTTATGTACACCTCCCGTCTCACACTAAAGGAGAGTCTGATTATGGCAATCATGAACACAGCCATCTACTTGCAGATGGACCATGTTGTGGACACCTGCCACAGATTCATCAAATCCAG TGATCCTGCTAAACTGCCCAGAGATGAGTTTTTGGTCAGTCCGTTAGTTTTACCTCAGGATGTCCATGCTTACCGGCCCCATGATGTTGTTGACAGTTTGCACAGCCGCGTGGCTCCATTCAGGGATGGGAGGCCCTACGGTTCAAACATGTTCAACGGGGTCAGCACCCCCAGCAACTACCATCTCTACGGGCAGTTTCCTATGCCAGGattccctttccctctctgcaAGCTGACTGATGCCAAAAACGCTTTTGCTGACCTCTCGAAGAGCGGTATCCATCACAAGCATTGTTCTCCACATGACAGCGCCAACACCATCAGGGCAGAATACTCCAGGGCGGTTGGCACCAGCTCCTCCAGCATTATTCACTCCACCGCCTACGCTGCCAGGGAGGTAGGGAGAGACGAtgagatgagaaaagaaagcCACGAGGGGCTCAGCCAGTCTATCGGTCTCGGTACAAGAAAGCGTGCGTTCCCCGTGTTGACCTTCGAGCACCAGAAAGACTCAGGCAAAGAGCACGCTCCTCAGGCAGAGGAAGACCTGATCCACCAGCACTACCCGCTGGGAATCTCCTCCACTGGACGCAAGAGCCTCATGAGCAGCCCGCAGAGCCCCCTCAAATCAGACTGCCAGCCAAACTCCCCAACAGAATCTAGCAGTAGCAAGAACGCCGGCCTGTCTCAAGCCGCCGGAGCTCAAGCCCCAGCAGGTGCTCAGGACCCCAAAGCCCGCAACTGGAAGAAGTACAAGTTCATCGTCATGAATCAGAGTGCCAAGGAAGACGAGGTGGGGCTGAGGGATCCCGGGCTGCGTTCGCCTCAGCGACTCGGCTTGCCACCATACCTCCACCCCAGTGACTCTGAGAACCTGGACCCACAAACAACAAGCAAGAGCAACGATCACAGCGAGGATCTACCCGTACCACAGGCTAGTCGTCTCAACAACATCATTAACAG TGCACTTGAGGGGTCTATGAGGAATGGTGACAGTCATCCTCCACACTACCTGAACCGCCTCAACTGCTCATCTTGCGGCTCTCAGTCACCACAGCACTCAGAGGTCTGCGCCAACACCTCCAGGTCCCGTCTAGCAGAAGACATGGCAGAGCTGCATTCAGAATATTCAGACTCCAGTTGTG AGAACGGTACATTCTTCTGTAACGAATGCGACTCCAAGTTTGCCGACGACGAAACTCTGAAACAACACATGCTCCAGGTACACAGCGACAAGCCATACAAGTGTGACCGCTGCCAGGCTGCTTTCCGCTACAAGGGCAACCTCGCCAGCCACAAGACCGTTCACACAG GAGAGAAGCCGTATCGCTGTAATATCTGTGGTGCTCAGTTTAACAGACCAGCTAACCTCAAGACTCACACTCGCATCCACTcaggagagaagccatacaaaTGTGAGACGTGTGGAGCTCGTTTTGTACAG GTTGCTCATCTCCGCGCCCACGTGTTGATCCACACGGGCGAGAAGCCATACCCCTGTGAGATCTGTGGGACCCGCTTCCGTCACCTGCAGACGCTGAAGAGTCACCTGCGCATACACACAGGAGAAAAGCCCTACCAT TGTGAGAAATGCAACTTGCACTTCCGCCACAAGAGTCAGCTACGGTTGCATCTCCGGCAGAAGCACGGCGCCATCACTAACACAAAGATCCAATACCGTATGTCCACAGCTGACATGCCCACTGACTTGACAAAAGCATGCTGA
- the inpp5d gene encoding phosphatidylinositol 3,4,5-trisphosphate 5-phosphatase 1 isoform X2 produces the protein MPVYQPWCHGNLTRSKAEDLLSKAARDGSFLIRDSESIQGAYALCVLYQNCVYTYRILPNEDKKLSVQASEGVPIRFFSMLPELVEAYYSPNMGLITHLQYPVQREEEVDEEPESNSLPPQLPPRNFGPNDVKESPEQACKSLSDTYLMRLQHMDIVPEEHQQAIQEYFRNSIYSDAEHLQSGNPNLPGLKKLTLSICKNVNSEIFRILPALEVFNRTLDQQLSPGIAHFGKQMSVDSGQSVSFRLEQLTKLIYAIEDKAKSAIFDSVGYEGGHRNSLIPVVTFEVKQESLGISTKTFLKVDVESGKIYFKKSKDGPEDKYFVHNKILQLVKSQKMHAKLVIVVETEKEKILRKEFVFDDTKKREGFCQLLQQMKNKHSEKPEPDMISVFIGTWNMGNAGPPHSINSWFQCKGQGKTRDDTADHIPHDFYVIGTQEDPLGERDWAYTVKGVLRDITNISFKQVAIHTLWNIRIIVLAKPEHENRISHIFSDSVKTGIANTLGNKGAVGVSFMFNGTSFCFVNSHLTSGSEKKLRRNQNYVNILRFLSLGDKKLNPFDITHQFTHLFWLGDLNYRVELPSTEAENIVTKIKQQQYQELLGKDQLNMERNDGKVFLHFDEEDITFPPTYRFERETRDKYAYTKAKATGTKYNLPSWCDRVLRKSYPLVHVVCQAYGCTTDIMTSDHSPVFASFEVGVASQFVSKQDPNSAPQGGIQIMNCVATLFTKSKTKFFIEYHSSCLEKTVKTTEGENTEQTDGSIKVWFGNQVQLTPIISDPEYLLDQHILICVKSTDCDESYGEGCVALRAAQFCYTEFQITLTHHGEKTGALTGGIQLHTSEAKTTEKLYDFIKIEKDDPVTSKGKSSDFNKFSVAHAHDISNPSYMSYKSGNVIDKGWSYSMPPKTLPIAGQGGKDCKKGSYDVGTRSPTGKPFTPTGEDEKSEMFDNPLYGSMGKSHGWGKDQNLPEKDHLTPPDPMFTSSKPADVEPDRPPVPTPRNRSFTCSEGKPHPSTPVSSLSTAHKKPVVPSRSEGGMITSRPPLPAKSRPGLPEPQIAKPRDYRDSSELPSKHRPPARPGQSQPNKDTHPEVPKMGRPVK, from the exons ATGCCAGTTTATCAGCCTTGGTGCCATGGCAATCTAACTCGATCCAAAGCTGAGGATCTCCTATCCAAAGCAGCAAGAGATGGAAGCTTCCTTATTCGGGACAGTGAGTCTATACAGGGAGCGTATGCCCTGTGTGTTTT ATACCAGAactgtgtgtacacatacagaATCCTGCCAAATGAGGATAAGAAGCTCTCTGTCCAG GCATCTGAAGGAGTTCCTATCAGGTTCTTCTCTATGCTGCCCGAGCTGGTGGAGGCATACTACAGCCCCAACATGGGTCTTATTACACATCTGCAGTATCCAGtccagagggaggaggaggtagacGAGGAGCCAG AATCCAATAGTCTTCCACCACAGCTTCCACCCAGGAACTTCGGACCCAACGATGTAAAAGAGTCTCCTGAGCAGGCCTGCAAATCCTTATCAGACACCTACCTGATGAGACTGCAGCATATGGACAT AGTACCAGAGGAACACCAACAAGCCATCCAAGAATACTTCAGGAACTCAATCTATTCGGATGCTGAACACCTACAGAGTGGAAACCCCAACCTCCCTGGCCTGAAGAAGCTAACATTGTCTATCTGCAAGAATGTAAACAG TGAAATTTTCCGCATTCTGCCAGCTCTGGAGGTCTTCAATAGAACACTGGACCAACAGCTTTCCCCAGGGATTGCACACTTTGGAAAACAA ATGTCTGTCGATTCAGGTCAATCTGTATCCTTTAGGCTTGAGCAGCTGACAAAACTGATCTACGCAATAGAAGATAAG gCTAAAAGTGCTATCTTTGACTCCGTTGGATATGAAGGGGGCCATCGGAATTCTCTCATACCAGTTGTTACGTTTGAG GTCAAACAAGAATCTCTTGGTATTTCCACAAAGACGTTCCTGAAAGTGGACGTTGAAAGTGGGAAGATCTACTTCAAGAAGTCAAAAGATGGGCCTGAAGACAAATACTTTGTGCACAATAAAA TCTTACAGTTGGTGAAATCCCAGAAAATGCATGCCAAACTGGTCATTGTggtggagacagaaaaagagaagattTTGCGGAAGGAGTTTGTGTTTGATGACACAAAG AAAAGAGAGGGGTTTTGTCAGCTTCTTCAACAAATGAAGAACAAACACTCTGAAAAGCCAGAACCAGACATGATCTCAGTGTTTATTGGCACCTGGAACATGG GAAATGCTGGTCCCCCCCACAGCATCAACTCCTGGTTCCAGTGTAAGGGCCAAGGGAAGACCCGAGATGACACCGCAGATCACATCCCGCATGATTTCTATGTCATTGGGACACAGGAAGATCCTTTGGGCGAGAGGGATTGGGCATACACAGTGAAGGGTGTCTTGAGGGACATCACAAACATCAGCTTTAAACAA GTAGCGATTCACACTCTGTGGAACATTCGGATTATTGTCCTGGCAAAGCCTGAGCATGAAAACAGGATCTCTCACATTTTCTCAGACAGTGTGAAGACGGGGATTGCCAACACTCTGG GAAACAAGGGAGCAGTGGGGGTGTCCTTCATGTTCAACGGTACATCCTTTTGTTTTGTCAACAGTCACTTGACCTCTGGAAGTGAGAAGAAGCTCAG ACGCAATCAAAACTACGTCAATATCCTACGATTCCTGAGTCTGGGAGATAAGAAACTCAATCCTTTTGACATCACACATCAGTTCACCCACCTCTTCTGGCTTGGTGATTTGAACTATAGGGTTGAATTGCCATCTACA GAAGCTGAGAACATTGTGACAAAgatcaaacagcagcagtaccAGGAACTCCTCGGCAAAGACCAACTCAACATGGAGCGGAATGATGGAAAGGTCTTCTTGCATTTCG ATGAAGAGGATATCACATTTCCCCCGACATATCgctttgagagagagacacgagACAAGTATGCCTACACAAAAGCCAAAGCTACAGGG ACCAAATACAATTTACCCTCATGGTGCGATCGTGTCCTGCGGAAGTCATACCCTCTGGTTCATGTCGTCTGCCAAGCTTATG GGTGCACTACTGACATCATGACAAGTGACCATTCACCCGTATTTGCCTCATTTGAAGTAGGAGTTGCCTCACAGTTTGTCTCCAAGCAAG ATCCAAACAGTGCACCTCAAGGCGGGATACAGATCATGAACTGTGTGGCTACCTTGTTTACGAAATCAAAGACCAAATTCTTCATCGAGTACCATTCCAGCTGCTTGGAGA AAACTGTCAAGACTACAGAGGGAGAAAACACGGAGCAAACAGATGGTTCAATAAAAGTTTGGTTTGGCAACCAAGTTCAG CTCACCCCTATAATCTCTGACCCCGAGTACCTTCTGGACCAGCACATCCTTATCTGTGTGAAGTCGACAGACTGTGACGAGTCATACG GGGAGGGTTGTGTTGCACTGCGAGCTGCCCAGTTCTGCTACACAGAGTTTCaaatcacactgacacaccATGGAGAGAAAACAGGCGCTCTGACGGGTGGCATCCAACTACACACCTCTGAGGCCAAGACCACTGAGAAGTTATACG ATTTCATCAAAATTGAAAAGGATGACCCTGTCACCTCAAAAGGCAAAAGCTCCGACTTCAACAA GTTTTCTGTCGCCCATGCGCACGATATTTCTAACCCGAGTTACATGTCCTACAAAAGTGGCAATGTGATCGATAAGGGCTGGAGTTACAGCATGCCACCAAAAACTCTTCCTATCGCCGGGCAAGGGGGTAAAGACTGTAAGAAGGGCAGCTATGACGTGGGCACACGCAGTCCCACAGGAAAACCTTTTACTCCAAC TGGTGAGGATGAGAAGTCGGAGATGTTTGACAATCCGTTGTATGGTTCAATGGGAAAATCACACGGTTGGGGAAAGGATCAAAACCTTCCAGAGAAGGACCATCTCACACCCCCAGATCCCATGTTCACATCCTCCAAACCAGCAGATGTAGAACCCGATCGTCCCCCGGTGCCCACCCCTCGCAACCGCTCCTTCACTTGCTCTGAGGGCAAACCTCATCCTTCGACTCCCGTCTCCTCACTTTCCACAGCACACAAGAAACCGGTAGTGCCCTCGCGCTCAGAAGGGGGAATGATAACCAGCCGGCCTCCTTTACCTGCCAAGTCCCGGCCAGGCCTGCCAGAGCCCCAGATTGCCAAACCCAGAGACTACAGAGACAGCTCCGAACTCCCCAGCAAACACAGACCACCGGCAAGACCTGGCCAGTCACAGCCTAAcaaagaca CGCATCCAGAAGTTCCCAAGATGGGCCGTCCCGTGAAGTGA
- the gpr17 gene encoding uracil nucleotide/cysteinyl leukotriene receptor, whose amino-acid sequence MESATAELASLLSNQSSQGCAAVEMTTENMLFGCFYILVFFLALNGNSLALWIFFNQRGASSPANVFLIHLAVADLSYVIILPLRATYHLTGGHWPFGEVPCRLAGFLFYVNMYASLYFLACVAGDRYLAVVHAVRSLKVRRARYAHIISFSLWALVTISMAPLLVTHQTAEVDGMTVCLQLYREKASRNALISLAVAFTPPFLTTLSCYLLIIHSLHRGSRLEPALKLRALRTIGLVMLIYVVCFLPYHMSRATFILGYNHPDVSCQTRRGLSLANRLTSSLTCLNGAMDPLIYLFGAEKFRGTLMRLFCRDKAVASGATSGELKGTHESSVSAKSEF is encoded by the coding sequence ATGGAGTCTGCTACAGCTGAGCTGGCTTCCCTGCTGTCCAATCAGTCATCGCAGGGCTGTGCGGCAGTGGAGATGACCACAGAGAACATGCTCTTCGGATGCTTCTACATACTGGTTTTCTTTCTGGCTCTGAACGGTAACAGCCTGGCTCTCTGGATCTTCTTCAACCAGCGTGGCGCCTCCTCTCCAGCTAACGTCTTCTTGATTCATCTGGCTGTGGCAGATTTATCATACGTGATCATCCTCCCGTTGAGGGCCACCTACCACCTCACTGGAGGCCACTGGCCTTTTGGGGAGGTTCCCTGTAGATTGGCAGGCTTTTTGTTTTATGTCAACATGTATGCCAGCCTGTACTTCCTGGCCTGTGTAGCGGGGGACCGTTACCTGGCTGTGGTTCACGCCGTGAGGTCGCTGAAGGTTCGCCGTGCTCGCTACGCCCACATCATCAGCTTCTCTCTTTGGGCTCTGGTTACCATCTCCATGGCACCACTGCTAGTCACTCACCAGACTGCAGAAGTGGACGGCATGACAGTGTGTTTGCAGCTGTACAGAGAGAAAGCCTCACGTAATGCACTGATCTCCCTTGCCGTGGCCTTCACCCCACCTTTCCTCACCACCCTGTCCTGTTACCTGCTCATCATTCACAGCCTGCATCGGGGCTCTAGGTTAGAGCCGGCCCTCAAGCTGAGAGCCCTACGCACCATCGGCTTGGTCATGCTCatctatgttgtgtgttttctgcctTATCATATGAGCAGGGCAACCTTCATCCTGGGCTACAACCACCCTGACGTCTCCTGTCAGACACGCAGAGGCCTGAGCTTGGCTAACCGCCTCACCTCCTCCCTCACATGCCTGAACGGTGCCATGGACCCGCTGATCTACCTGTTTGGGGCGGAAAAGTTCCGCGGCACTCTCATGCGATTGTTTTGCAGAGATAAGGCAGTGGCGTCAGGTGCCACCAGCGGAGAGTTAAAGGGAACACATGAGAGCTCTGTCAGTGCCAAGTCTGAGTTTTGA